The genomic window GCATCGGGAGTTCGGCAGCACCTCAGACTCGATCAGCGAAACTTGCCAAGCGAGCGATAATCATCACTGCGTGCCGATCATCTCAGCTCCTATGGACTCACGTACCGAGACCCAGATCCATGTTGCCTTGGACAAGGTTTTCTCTGAGCGCACCGCAATCGTCATCGCCCATCGGCTGTCCACAGTAAAAAGGGCCGACAGGATAATCGTGATAGAGGATGGCCGTGTTGTTGAGAGCGGCACGTATCGCGAGCTGATGGCGGCGGGCGGATACGCCTCGAATCTCTTCTGCGCTCAGATAATCTGACGTCTGTCCAACACTCATGTGCAGGTTCATGGTACTTTCTACCGCCCCTACCTGTGCTTTTTTACCAAACCTCGATCTTGGGTTTAGGCTTGCATTTATATGGGACATGTCATATAGTTGTGTTCACATATATGCGCAAATCGGGGTGAAAAGTTGTCTTTGGAGCATGCGATCATGGGTTTCCTCGCCGAGAAGGGCTCGACAGGATACGACCTGAAGACACGAGAGTTCTCGAAGGCGTCACCTCTCTGGCCTGCTGACCAAGCGCAGATATATCGAACCCTGGAGAAGCTGCGAACCAAGCGCTTGGTGTCCGTCAGGAAGATCCGACAATCGGACCGCCCGGATCGCCGCGAGTACGCACTGACACCTGCCGGCCGAAAAGCCCTCTCATCGTGGCTAGCGACCCCTTCTGCTCCCGCCACAGTCCGCGACCCCCTCATGCTTCAGCTCAACTTCGGCGAGTACGTGCCGGAAGAGGATCTTTACGCTGTGCTTGCCGCGCGTCGAGAGCTTATGCAATCCCAGCTTGAAACGCT from Actinomycetota bacterium includes these protein-coding regions:
- a CDS encoding ABC transporter permease, yielding MPIISAPMDSRTETQIHVALDKVFSERTAIVIAHRLSTVKRADRIIVIEDGRVVESGTYRELMAAGGYASNLFCAQII
- a CDS encoding PadR family transcriptional regulator → MSLEHAIMGFLAEKGSTGYDLKTREFSKASPLWPADQAQIYRTLEKLRTKRLVSVRKIRQSDRPDRREYALTPAGRKALSSWLATPSAPATVRDPLMLQLNFGEYVPEEDLYAVLAARRELMQSQLETLRSRLSAHEGMGQGHSTRAHALRRMVLLGRLSQIRASIDWLDDCIDSLDVAEGQALQSDLFDAT